A genomic window from Deltaproteobacteria bacterium includes:
- a CDS encoding NAD-dependent epimerase/dehydratase family protein: MRLEKSRVLITGGAGLVGSHIVDHLEGMGLAEIVILDNFGRGRRENLSLAMARSPLNIIEGDIRDRKLLAEAMKGIDVVFHQAAIRITQCAEEPRLALEVMADGTFNVLDAAVRAGVKKVVAASSASVYGLADTFPTPESHHPYYNRTLYGATKVFNEGLLRSFNDMYGLDYLGLRYFNIYGPRMDIYGAYTEVLIRWMERIVKGEPPLIFGDGTQTMDFIYIEDVARANILAAEAEVTDEILNIASGKETSLNELAQALLKTMGSDLSVQHGPERKVNPVSRRLADVSRARKLIGFEAQTSLEQGLGLLVDWWRTQKKDVDR, encoded by the coding sequence TTGAGATTAGAAAAAAGCAGGGTATTGATTACCGGGGGAGCCGGATTAGTCGGGTCCCATATCGTTGACCATTTAGAAGGAATGGGGCTGGCGGAAATTGTTATTCTTGACAACTTTGGTCGCGGCCGACGTGAGAATCTATCTTTGGCCATGGCCCGTAGCCCTCTAAACATCATCGAAGGCGATATAAGAGACCGAAAATTGTTGGCTGAGGCGATGAAAGGGATTGACGTTGTTTTTCATCAAGCAGCCATCCGTATTACCCAATGTGCCGAAGAACCGCGCTTGGCTCTTGAGGTAATGGCCGATGGAACTTTCAATGTTTTGGACGCGGCGGTCCGGGCGGGCGTAAAAAAAGTTGTGGCCGCCTCTTCTGCCTCGGTTTACGGTCTGGCTGACACCTTCCCCACCCCTGAGTCCCATCATCCTTATTATAACCGTACTCTTTATGGTGCAACTAAGGTGTTTAATGAGGGTTTGCTGCGGTCTTTTAATGACATGTATGGTCTCGACTATCTCGGTTTGAGATACTTTAATATTTATGGACCTCGCATGGATATTTATGGCGCTTATACGGAGGTCTTGATTCGATGGATGGAACGGATTGTTAAGGGAGAACCGCCTCTTATTTTCGGGGATGGCACCCAGACCATGGATTTTATTTATATAGAGGACGTGGCCAGGGCCAACATCTTAGCGGCCGAGGCTGAAGTTACCGATGAAATTCTAAATATAGCCAGTGGGAAAGAGACGAGCCTCAATGAATTGGCCCAGGCCTTATTAAAAACCATGGGATCGGATTTGTCTGTCCAGCATGGTCCTGAACGAAAAGTAAATCCCGTTTCAAGACGCCTGGCTGATGTGAGTAGAGCCCGGAAACTGATAGGCTTCGAAGCCCAAACCTCTTTGGAGCAGGGATTGGGTCTTTTGGTTGATTGGTGGCGGACGCAAAAGAAGGATGTTGATCGATGA
- a CDS encoding glycosyltransferase family 2 protein produces MEKTFLSLVTPAFNEAENLPVLYDRLSKILKALNLEWEWLIIDDHSADDTFGVITYLAKQDTRVHGIRLSRNFGSHMAITCGLQRAKGTGVIIMAADLQDPPETLPALLEKWRNGAQVVWAVRRLREGEKSSKVGFSRLYYFLMRRITGIKDIPATGADFFLVDRTVVNAFREFSERNVSIMALITWMGFRQDYIYYDKQARKFGRSGWDLRKKLKLVVDSMTSFTYLPVRLMSYLGFFVALMGLVYAAVVIINALRGNPVQGWSSLMLVVLVIGGFQMIMMGILGEYLWRSLDESRRRPPYLIEAVTDFRSNSSDTDNKTDREIGNI; encoded by the coding sequence ATGGAAAAAACTTTTCTTTCTCTGGTAACTCCGGCGTTTAACGAAGCAGAGAATTTGCCAGTTTTATATGATCGGTTATCGAAAATCCTCAAAGCTTTAAACTTGGAATGGGAATGGCTAATAATTGATGATCATTCTGCAGATGATACCTTTGGGGTGATAACCTATTTGGCTAAACAGGATACACGGGTTCACGGAATTCGCTTGTCCAGAAATTTCGGTTCTCATATGGCTATAACCTGCGGACTCCAACGGGCCAAAGGGACTGGTGTGATTATTATGGCGGCCGATTTACAAGACCCTCCTGAAACACTGCCGGCCCTTTTGGAAAAATGGCGTAATGGTGCCCAGGTTGTTTGGGCCGTTCGACGGTTACGGGAAGGGGAGAAAAGTTCTAAAGTCGGCTTTTCTCGTCTATATTATTTCTTGATGCGGCGGATTACGGGAATAAAAGATATCCCGGCTACCGGAGCCGATTTTTTTTTAGTTGATCGTACTGTCGTTAATGCCTTCCGGGAATTCAGCGAGCGAAATGTTAGTATCATGGCTCTGATAACCTGGATGGGTTTTCGGCAGGATTACATTTATTACGATAAACAAGCCCGAAAATTCGGTCGTTCGGGATGGGATCTCAGGAAAAAACTAAAATTGGTTGTAGATTCAATGACCTCGTTCACCTATTTACCCGTCCGTCTCATGTCATACCTCGGCTTTTTCGTTGCTTTAATGGGACTGGTTTATGCCGCAGTGGTCATCATTAACGCTTTGAGAGGAAACCCGGTACAGGGCTGGTCTTCTCTCATGTTGGTCGTACTGGTAATCGGCGGTTTTCAAATGATTATGATGGGAATCTTAGGGGAATACCTCTGGCGGTCTTTGGATGAATCCAGGCGACGCCCCCCCTATCTGATTGAGGCTGTTACAGATTTTCGATCCAATTCCAGTGATACCGATAATAAAACCGATCGAGAAATCGGAAACATTTGA
- a CDS encoding DegT/DnrJ/EryC1/StrS family aminotransferase, producing MIPFVDLKAQYLSLKEEIDTAVAKIFESCQFILGDEVSAFEKEFAAYTGTRFGIAVNSGTSALHLALLAAGIGLGDEVITVPFTFVATVAAIEYVGARPVFVDIEPGSYTMNAKQIEEKITEHTKAILPVHLYGQPADMDPIQEIARRNGLVIVEDAAQAHGAEYKGQRVGGIGHLGCFSFYPGKNLGAYGEGGMVVTNNPEYDRLIRMLRDWGQDRKYSHVLKGFNFRMEGLQGAILRVKLRHLEAWTESRRTHADEYRNRLIGCDLQLPEEMPYAHHVYHVFTVRFSRRNVLQEKLTAEGIQTGIHYPLPVHLQMAYSNLGYQRGDFPFSESAAEEVLSLPLYPEMNETQIERVCKVIKQNG from the coding sequence ATGATCCCATTCGTCGATTTGAAAGCCCAGTATTTAAGTCTTAAGGAAGAGATTGACACCGCTGTGGCTAAAATTTTTGAAAGTTGCCAGTTTATCTTGGGAGATGAAGTTTCGGCCTTTGAAAAGGAATTCGCCGCTTATACCGGAACACGGTTCGGAATCGCCGTAAATTCAGGGACCAGTGCTTTGCATTTGGCTTTATTGGCAGCCGGAATAGGCTTGGGTGATGAAGTGATCACCGTCCCGTTCACCTTTGTGGCCACCGTAGCGGCTATTGAATATGTAGGAGCCCGCCCGGTCTTTGTTGACATCGAGCCCGGATCCTATACCATGAATGCAAAACAAATTGAGGAAAAAATCACTGAACACACCAAGGCCATTCTTCCCGTCCATTTGTATGGCCAACCCGCCGATATGGATCCAATTCAAGAAATTGCCCGAAGGAATGGTCTGGTCATCGTCGAAGACGCCGCTCAAGCCCATGGAGCCGAGTACAAGGGGCAAAGAGTCGGAGGGATCGGTCACTTGGGATGTTTCAGCTTTTATCCGGGGAAAAACCTGGGGGCCTATGGTGAGGGTGGAATGGTGGTCACCAACAATCCTGAATATGATCGTTTGATTCGTATGCTGCGTGATTGGGGGCAGGACCGGAAATACTCCCATGTATTAAAAGGGTTTAATTTTCGTATGGAAGGGCTGCAAGGGGCTATTCTGCGAGTCAAATTACGGCATCTCGAAGCTTGGACGGAGTCTCGGAGGACTCATGCGGACGAGTATCGTAACAGGCTAATAGGATGTGATTTGCAGCTACCGGAGGAGATGCCCTATGCCCATCACGTCTATCATGTTTTTACCGTTCGTTTTTCCCGAAGAAATGTTCTTCAGGAAAAATTAACCGCCGAAGGGATACAAACAGGGATCCATTATCCTTTGCCGGTGCATTTACAAATGGCTTATTCTAATTTGGGTTATCAGAGAGGTGATTTCCCATTTTCAGAAAGTGCAGCAGAAGAAGTTCTTTCTCTGCCTTTGTATCCCGAAATGAATGAAACTCAAATAGAAAGAGTCTGCAAGGTCATAAAGCAAAATGGATAA
- a CDS encoding glycosyltransferase family 2 protein → MVLGKKVVVVMPAYNAAQTLEKTYSEMPHEVVDDVILVDDFSHDRTTELARSLGIKVFLHESNYGYGRNQKTCYAEALKVDADIIVMLHPDYQYTPRLVLPMAAMIAGGEYDVVLASRIIGGGALSGGMPYYKYIFNRFLTAFQNLLMGSKLSEFHTGYRAFSRKVLETLPLLENSDDFVFDNQMLAQTLIFGFKIGELSCPTKYFPEASSINFWRSSRYGIGVILTSLTFRLQKLRFVHSRLFSSKGQRLGEGYYKKY, encoded by the coding sequence ATGGTACTTGGTAAAAAAGTAGTCGTAGTTATGCCGGCTTATAATGCCGCGCAGACCTTAGAGAAAACCTATAGTGAGATGCCTCATGAAGTAGTGGATGATGTGATTTTAGTCGATGATTTCAGTCATGATCGGACGACTGAATTGGCCCGGTCTTTGGGGATCAAAGTTTTTCTCCATGAGAGTAACTATGGGTATGGAAGAAACCAAAAAACTTGCTATGCCGAGGCGTTGAAAGTGGATGCCGATATCATTGTTATGCTCCATCCGGATTATCAATATACACCCAGGCTGGTTCTACCTATGGCTGCTATGATTGCCGGAGGGGAATATGATGTGGTTTTAGCCTCCCGGATCATTGGTGGGGGCGCCTTAAGTGGGGGAATGCCCTATTATAAATATATTTTTAATCGCTTTCTTACCGCTTTCCAAAACCTATTGATGGGTTCAAAACTCTCTGAATTTCATACCGGCTATCGGGCTTTTTCACGGAAGGTTTTGGAAACACTTCCTCTATTGGAAAATTCAGATGATTTTGTTTTTGATAACCAGATGTTGGCCCAAACCTTGATTTTCGGATTTAAGATCGGAGAACTCTCCTGTCCGACCAAATATTTCCCCGAAGCCTCATCGATTAATTTTTGGAGAAGTTCTCGATATGGGATCGGGGTAATCCTGACCAGCCTGACGTTTCGGCTGCAAAAATTGCGATTCGTGCACTCCCGGTTATTTAGCTCCAAAGGCCAACGTTTGGGGGAAGGTTATTATAAAAAATATTAA
- a CDS encoding GDP-L-fucose synthase, with the protein MATEISKEARIYVAGHGGLVGSAVLRRLRQEGFSNILTATREQLDLRDQAAVNYWFRANRPEFVFLVAGTVGGILANATRPAEFIYDNMMIHATVVHAAYIFKVNKLLYLGSSCIYPRECPQPIKEEYLLTDVLEPTNEAYAIAKIAGIKLCQAYHRQYGCNFISGMPTNLYGPHDNFDLQSSHVLPALIRKFHLAKLAAQGKWEEIEADEKIFGPLPEDLRLSLGLSNRIRPLAGGTPQSVIIWGSGAPRREFLYVDDLADACLFIMRHYEPYLEPGPIVQRNVIDHLNIGTGVDQTIRELAEAVQKIVYPEANLIFDHTKPDGTPQKLLDICKLKDLQWRPRIGLEEGIAQTYDWYVKETERLRGQGG; encoded by the coding sequence ATGGCAACTGAAATTTCTAAAGAAGCCCGTATTTATGTGGCCGGGCATGGCGGGCTGGTGGGTTCGGCCGTCCTCCGCCGATTAAGGCAGGAAGGCTTTTCCAATATTTTGACCGCCACCAGGGAACAATTGGATCTGCGGGATCAGGCGGCGGTCAATTACTGGTTCCGGGCCAACCGGCCGGAATTTGTTTTTCTGGTGGCCGGAACGGTCGGGGGGATCCTGGCCAATGCCACCCGGCCGGCGGAATTCATCTATGACAACATGATGATCCATGCTACCGTGGTCCATGCGGCCTATATTTTTAAGGTCAATAAACTCCTTTATCTGGGCAGCTCCTGTATCTACCCCCGGGAATGCCCCCAGCCCATTAAGGAGGAATATCTCCTGACTGATGTGCTTGAACCGACCAATGAAGCCTATGCCATTGCCAAGATCGCCGGGATTAAACTCTGTCAGGCTTACCACCGCCAGTACGGCTGCAATTTTATTTCCGGTATGCCGACCAATCTATACGGCCCTCATGACAATTTCGATTTACAGAGTTCCCATGTGCTCCCGGCCCTGATTCGGAAATTTCATCTGGCCAAATTAGCCGCTCAGGGGAAATGGGAAGAAATTGAAGCCGACGAAAAGATATTCGGTCCCCTGCCGGAAGACTTGCGCCTTTCCCTGGGACTTTCCAATCGGATCCGGCCACTGGCCGGCGGCACACCGCAATCGGTGATTATCTGGGGTTCCGGGGCCCCCAGACGGGAGTTCCTTTATGTGGATGACCTGGCCGATGCCTGCCTATTTATTATGCGCCACTATGAACCTTATCTCGAACCTGGGCCTATAGTCCAAAGGAATGTAATCGACCATCTCAACATCGGAACCGGCGTGGACCAGACCATTCGGGAACTGGCCGAAGCCGTGCAAAAGATCGTCTATCCGGAGGCCAACCTGATCTTTGATCACACCAAACCGGATGGGACCCCCCAGAAGCTATTGGATATCTGTAAATTGAAAGATTTGCAGTGGCGTCCCAGGATCGGTTTGGAAGAAGGGATTGCCCAAACCTATGACTGGTATGTCAAAGAAACCGAAAGATTAAGAGGGCAGGGGGGATAA
- a CDS encoding DegT/DnrJ/EryC1/StrS family aminotransferase, with amino-acid sequence MIPIIKPIMDQTEVEAVERVILSGWVTQGPEVAAFEQAFASQVKAEHACAVSSCTAALHLALLAVGVKPGDEIITVTHSFIATANSIRYCGAIPIFVDIQPGTYNMDPSLIEEAISSRTRAILCVHQMGMPCDLNKIINVARRHSLLVIEDAACAIGSEILRKGKWERIGKPHGDIASFSFHPRKIITTGDGGMITTANPEWDKKVRLLRQHGMSVPDTVRHGAQQVIFESYPILGYNYRLTDIQAAIGKEQLQRLSKIIGRRRQLASNYLRLMADWPGFGLPVEPSWARSNWQSFCVRLPDNCDQRETMQSLLKAGVATRRGIMCAHREKAYDRGDWSCGPSSEKCDCPPKTCFRLKQSEQAQDRTIILPLYHQMTDDEQEKVVKSLKMACGV; translated from the coding sequence ATGATTCCGATTATCAAACCCATCATGGACCAAACGGAGGTCGAGGCCGTAGAACGTGTAATTTTGAGCGGGTGGGTTACCCAGGGACCGGAAGTGGCTGCTTTTGAACAAGCCTTCGCTTCACAAGTAAAGGCGGAACATGCCTGTGCCGTTTCAAGTTGTACTGCCGCCCTGCATCTGGCCTTGCTGGCTGTGGGGGTTAAACCGGGAGATGAAATCATCACGGTAACCCATTCTTTTATTGCCACGGCCAATAGCATCCGTTATTGCGGAGCAATACCGATTTTTGTAGATATACAGCCGGGAACCTATAATATGGATCCCTCTCTTATTGAAGAGGCCATTTCAAGCCGAACCCGGGCCATTTTATGTGTGCATCAGATGGGTATGCCTTGCGATCTCAATAAAATCATCAATGTGGCCCGGAGGCATTCTCTGCTGGTAATTGAGGATGCAGCCTGTGCCATAGGGAGTGAAATTCTCCGGAAGGGGAAATGGGAAAGGATCGGTAAACCCCATGGCGATATAGCCTCTTTTTCCTTCCATCCCCGCAAAATTATCACTACCGGAGATGGAGGAATGATTACCACGGCCAACCCGGAATGGGATAAGAAAGTGCGTCTTCTTCGACAACATGGAATGAGCGTTCCCGATACGGTGCGACACGGTGCCCAGCAGGTAATTTTTGAGTCTTATCCGATATTGGGATACAATTATCGTCTGACCGATATTCAAGCAGCGATCGGAAAAGAACAACTCCAAAGACTGTCGAAAATTATAGGGCGACGGCGACAATTAGCCTCTAACTATTTGAGGTTGATGGCCGATTGGCCTGGTTTTGGATTGCCGGTGGAGCCTTCCTGGGCCAGAAGTAATTGGCAAAGTTTCTGCGTCCGCCTTCCAGATAACTGCGACCAGCGAGAAACCATGCAATCTTTGTTGAAGGCCGGGGTTGCCACACGACGGGGGATTATGTGCGCTCATCGGGAGAAAGCCTATGACCGGGGAGATTGGTCCTGTGGCCCCTCCTCGGAGAAATGTGATTGCCCCCCCAAGACCTGTTTCCGTCTTAAACAAAGTGAACAGGCGCAAGACCGAACCATCATTTTACCTCTTTACCATCAAATGACTGATGATGAACAGGAAAAGGTCGTCAAAAGCCTTAAAATGGCCTGCGGGGTTTAA
- a CDS encoding class I SAM-dependent methyltransferase, with translation MTDPIGKIKKFWDDRALNDDLSEDLLTHRDKNQRMLEIETLSSHLPYNQHILDIGCGNGFSTALFSKQAQKIVGLDYSGAMIERAKNNFGHLPNIEFKVQDVLNLDFPECHFDVVISQRCLINLGTWENQQKALLNIKKVLKPGGFFLLQEGTRQGREKLNQTREIFGLDRMPEVSFNLDFDEDKLWPFIRQHFDIVEIRRFGLYDLISRVVHPLLVSPAKPEYDAEINKIARRLSRLRGMEELSREFSAFLRRLDE, from the coding sequence TTGACTGATCCGATTGGAAAAATAAAAAAATTTTGGGATGATCGGGCACTAAATGACGATTTGTCGGAAGATCTACTTACTCATCGTGACAAAAATCAGAGAATGTTGGAGATTGAGACCCTATCGTCCCACCTTCCATACAACCAACATATCCTGGATATCGGTTGTGGAAATGGCTTTTCAACGGCCTTATTCTCCAAACAGGCCCAAAAAATTGTTGGTCTTGACTATTCCGGGGCTATGATTGAGCGGGCCAAAAACAATTTTGGACATCTTCCTAATATTGAATTCAAGGTTCAAGATGTGCTCAATTTGGATTTCCCGGAGTGTCATTTCGATGTTGTTATTTCTCAGCGATGTCTGATTAATCTTGGAACCTGGGAAAATCAACAAAAGGCCTTGCTGAACATTAAAAAGGTTTTAAAGCCCGGCGGTTTTTTCCTCCTTCAGGAAGGGACACGGCAAGGGCGGGAAAAATTAAATCAAACGAGGGAAATTTTCGGCTTGGACCGCATGCCGGAGGTGTCTTTTAATCTTGATTTTGATGAAGACAAACTCTGGCCTTTCATCCGGCAGCATTTTGATATTGTCGAAATTCGCCGGTTTGGGCTTTATGATTTGATTTCACGGGTGGTGCATCCTCTTTTGGTCAGTCCCGCCAAACCCGAATACGATGCCGAAATAAATAAGATTGCCCGGCGCCTTTCCCGGTTAAGGGGAATGGAAGAGTTGAGTCGAGAGTTCAGCGCCTTTTTGCGTCGCTTGGACGAGTGA
- a CDS encoding glycosyltransferase family 39 protein, with protein MGRSKAIWIILIICLVSRLIFFLAVKPWDQRVRDGILLKEDALEYHQLAITMAQDHQFAYEKDGPTDTFRTPLYPLFVSLIYFFQDQPRPWTVLLVQILIDTASCFLLFLLIVKFLNKRIAFYASLFYAVDPFFILYSVTLLSDILFVFLCILGAIFLAVPLAREFKERSSVWIALSALTFGLATLVRPVSQFIPFIIFFFLLYILREKLKKGIGLMLLFFLFFLLTLSPWMIRNLVRFDTPSLSTVGSYDIVILYIQPMEIERRGQPFEDVRKALLKEADQLMIQDGKDPQRMNEFQKDPYWRRLAFRYIAQYPFSFLKHFLFGILHTMGNLATGPYAELLQLSNKTGNFQIKGHSGLIALIKGWFSQKSRVEIGIGLTIALYLMGSYFLWALGLIIFWKSWRHQPFLWFSLLIALYFIFITGSAGLARYKLPAVPFYLVFVGLGLHYILCRDKRE; from the coding sequence ATGGGTCGTTCAAAAGCCATCTGGATCATCCTGATAATCTGTCTTGTCAGCCGGTTGATTTTCTTCCTGGCCGTTAAACCCTGGGATCAACGGGTTAGAGACGGGATCCTTCTTAAAGAGGATGCCTTAGAGTACCACCAATTGGCCATCACCATGGCCCAAGACCATCAGTTTGCCTATGAAAAGGATGGACCTACAGATACCTTCAGAACCCCTCTATATCCTTTGTTCGTCAGTCTGATTTATTTTTTTCAAGACCAACCCAGGCCATGGACGGTTCTCTTAGTCCAAATATTGATTGATACGGCCTCCTGTTTTTTACTCTTTTTATTAATCGTTAAATTTTTAAATAAACGGATAGCGTTTTATGCCTCTCTTTTTTATGCCGTAGATCCGTTCTTTATTTTGTACTCGGTCACCCTCCTAAGTGATATCCTTTTTGTATTTTTATGCATCCTGGGGGCCATCTTTTTGGCCGTGCCCTTGGCCAGAGAATTCAAGGAAAGGAGCAGCGTCTGGATCGCCCTATCCGCCCTGACCTTCGGCCTGGCCACTCTGGTCAGACCGGTCTCCCAATTTATTCCTTTTATCATTTTTTTCTTTCTGCTCTATATCTTGAGGGAAAAATTGAAGAAAGGAATAGGGTTGATGTTGTTATTTTTTCTTTTCTTTCTATTAACCCTTTCCCCTTGGATGATAAGAAATCTGGTCCGTTTCGATACACCTTCTTTGTCAACTGTAGGGAGTTATGATATCGTCATCCTATATATTCAACCCATGGAGATCGAGCGCAGGGGACAACCCTTCGAGGATGTTCGAAAGGCCCTCCTCAAGGAGGCGGACCAGCTTATGATCCAAGATGGTAAAGATCCTCAGAGGATGAATGAATTCCAAAAAGACCCATACTGGAGAAGACTGGCCTTCCGCTATATCGCCCAATATCCTTTCTCTTTTTTAAAGCATTTTTTATTCGGTATTTTACATACCATGGGAAATCTGGCCACCGGTCCTTATGCCGAGTTGCTCCAGCTTTCAAATAAAACGGGGAATTTTCAAATCAAAGGCCATTCCGGCTTGATCGCTTTAATAAAAGGATGGTTTAGTCAAAAATCCAGGGTAGAAATAGGAATCGGCCTGACCATTGCTTTGTATTTAATGGGTAGTTATTTTTTGTGGGCTTTAGGTCTGATTATTTTTTGGAAAAGTTGGCGTCATCAGCCTTTTTTGTGGTTCAGCCTTTTGATAGCCTTATATTTTATTTTCATTACCGGTTCAGCGGGATTGGCCAGGTATAAACTTCCTGCCGTTCCCTTTTATTTGGTTTTTGTCGGGTTGGGCCTCCATTATATCTTGTGCCGGGACAAAAGGGAATAG
- a CDS encoding Gfo/Idh/MocA family oxidoreductase encodes MIQVGVIGYGYWGPNLVRNFLEVPGCRVVMVSDLRPERLALVQQRYPGIRITVDYHDLISDPAIDAIAIATPVHTHFSLALEALRLGKHVLVEKPLADTSDHCLQLIEEAAGRNKVLMVDHTFVYTGAVRKIRELVEGDSLGDLYYYDSVRINLGLFHNDVNVIWDLAVHDLSIMDFVMSSRPIAVSATGIRHIQEQPENIAYLTLFFNNFLIAHLHVNWLAPVKIRRTLLGGSQRMVVYDDLEFSEKVKVYDKGVTVNSTVDSLYQVLVGYRTGDMWAPQLSTTEALLMESQHFISCIEKGEHPVTDGQAGLRVVRIIEAATQSMAQRGRPMDLSKD; translated from the coding sequence ATGATCCAAGTAGGTGTGATTGGTTATGGGTATTGGGGGCCCAACTTGGTCCGTAATTTTTTGGAGGTCCCTGGGTGCCGGGTAGTAATGGTGAGTGATTTGCGCCCTGAACGGTTGGCCTTAGTACAACAACGTTATCCAGGGATAAGGATAACCGTTGATTATCATGATTTGATTTCCGACCCGGCTATAGATGCCATAGCTATCGCCACCCCTGTTCATACCCATTTTAGCTTAGCTCTTGAGGCCCTACGGTTAGGAAAGCATGTGTTGGTAGAGAAGCCCTTGGCCGATACCTCTGATCATTGTCTTCAGCTTATTGAAGAAGCGGCCGGGCGAAATAAGGTATTGATGGTGGACCACACCTTTGTTTATACCGGGGCCGTGCGAAAAATCAGAGAATTGGTTGAGGGCGATAGTCTGGGTGACCTTTACTACTATGATTCGGTGAGAATAAATCTCGGGTTATTTCATAATGACGTCAATGTGATCTGGGACTTGGCGGTACATGATCTTTCCATTATGGATTTTGTCATGTCGTCACGACCAATTGCTGTATCCGCAACGGGTATCCGCCACATTCAGGAACAACCTGAAAATATTGCCTATCTTACTTTATTTTTTAATAACTTTTTGATCGCCCATTTACATGTTAATTGGCTTGCTCCTGTTAAAATACGTCGGACGTTACTTGGGGGAAGCCAAAGAATGGTTGTCTACGATGACTTAGAGTTTAGTGAAAAGGTTAAGGTCTATGATAAGGGAGTCACGGTTAATAGCACTGTCGATAGCCTTTACCAGGTGCTGGTTGGTTATCGTACCGGCGACATGTGGGCACCCCAATTATCTACGACTGAGGCCTTGTTAATGGAATCTCAACACTTTATCTCCTGCATTGAGAAAGGCGAGCACCCGGTTACGGACGGACAAGCTGGTTTGCGGGTGGTGCGTATCATCGAAGCAGCTACCCAGTCCATGGCTCAGCGTGGGCGGCCGATGGATTTGAGCAAGGACTAA
- a CDS encoding N-acetyltransferase, giving the protein MPIASDVKLGKGVCFHHPELINLYGCSIGDETKIGAFVEIQKNAQIGARCKISSHGFICEGVTIEDEVFIGHGVIFINDRYPRATRDGYLQDDSDWEVVPTKVKRGASIGSGALILCGVTIGEKAMVGAGAVVTQDVPDWAIVAGTPARFIRNINEKEQ; this is encoded by the coding sequence ATGCCGATAGCATCAGATGTTAAATTGGGGAAAGGGGTCTGCTTCCATCATCCCGAATTAATCAATCTCTATGGGTGCAGTATCGGTGATGAGACCAAGATCGGTGCCTTTGTGGAGATCCAAAAAAATGCCCAAATAGGTGCCCGTTGCAAGATTTCCTCTCATGGTTTTATCTGTGAAGGGGTAACGATTGAGGATGAGGTCTTTATAGGGCATGGGGTGATCTTTATTAATGATCGGTATCCTCGGGCAACAAGGGATGGTTATTTACAGGATGATAGCGATTGGGAGGTCGTCCCCACAAAGGTTAAACGCGGGGCTTCTATCGGTAGCGGGGCGTTGATCCTTTGTGGCGTAACTATTGGAGAGAAGGCCATGGTGGGTGCAGGAGCCGTGGTCACTCAGGATGTACCCGACTGGGCCATAGTTGCAGGGACGCCAGCCAGATTCATTAGGAATATCAATGAAAAAGAGCAATAG